In Desulfosediminicola ganghwensis, a single window of DNA contains:
- a CDS encoding YkgJ family cysteine cluster protein, translating into MNSTAVTENYILSGNKTYCNYCPGYCCYSLEGSTLLLDSDDINRLARHFRISDGQTRNLYIKENNTFKTRPDGSCIFLSNDKMCSRCTIHQARPRQCREFPYHSPCPYLEREDLLQQIQPRVEQALSAGKNNS; encoded by the coding sequence ATGAACAGCACAGCAGTCACTGAAAATTACATCCTTTCCGGCAATAAGACATATTGCAACTACTGCCCCGGTTACTGCTGTTATAGCCTGGAAGGTTCGACACTATTACTGGACTCGGACGATATCAACCGTCTGGCCAGACATTTCAGGATCAGCGACGGTCAAACACGCAATCTCTATATAAAGGAGAATAATACCTTTAAAACCAGACCTGATGGCTCGTGTATTTTCTTGAGCAACGACAAGATGTGCTCCCGATGCACCATCCACCAGGCCAGACCAAGGCAATGCAGGGAGTTCCCATATCACTCCCCATGCCCCTACCTTGAGCGTGAAGATCTGCTGCAGCAAATCCAACCAAGGGTGGAACAAGCACTGTCAGCCGGCAAGAACAATTCCTGA
- a CDS encoding HEAT repeat domain-containing protein yields MQNTSNTVELQFPGRPEDLLRFQVNLLALAEKHYDTLHDEEWIENLPQYQLQLYRAGYNEFSHYLLQTLGDVCVCPTAEYREKALFVLTVFLGNAIEEADDELLQALSWIFLRWLHLERELLCCSEHVCSLLPIIPEKLLARGMFAQFTVWLELLQKISNGQLERPPAVQALIGRLNNALLGRFLDHKINLKVINEGQPDSESVFLVKYFADGGASMLINELYQSPDKKRRLALIEILSQLGEGLAVKLLEQLGEGASWYMVRNALKVISHFDCSKHLELVLPFLKYPDLRVQQQVIDIICGLEEQRVDLLIDALTTCHDRLKTRLVEILSQLNTPQIEHTLIRLLETRDTIEQWSRDHLLIAICEALRGYPTIRVSETLKHLISEREQEKRLGDPVVSAARKTVEQLSAL; encoded by the coding sequence ATGCAAAACACCAGTAATACAGTTGAACTACAGTTTCCGGGACGCCCTGAAGACCTGCTCAGGTTTCAGGTCAACTTGCTCGCACTTGCCGAAAAGCATTATGATACGCTGCATGATGAGGAGTGGATAGAAAACCTTCCTCAATACCAGTTGCAGCTTTATCGGGCCGGCTATAATGAATTCAGCCATTATCTCCTGCAAACACTCGGGGATGTTTGTGTTTGCCCTACCGCGGAGTATCGTGAGAAAGCCCTTTTCGTCCTGACTGTTTTTCTTGGCAACGCTATTGAGGAAGCAGATGACGAGCTGTTGCAGGCTCTCTCATGGATTTTTCTGCGCTGGTTGCATCTGGAGCGTGAGCTGCTCTGCTGTTCAGAGCACGTTTGTTCGCTGTTGCCGATAATTCCGGAGAAACTCCTGGCCAGGGGAATGTTTGCCCAGTTCACAGTCTGGCTTGAGTTGCTGCAGAAGATAAGCAACGGACAGCTTGAACGGCCTCCTGCGGTACAGGCGCTTATTGGTCGGCTGAACAATGCTCTTCTTGGTAGATTCCTCGACCACAAAATCAATTTAAAAGTGATAAATGAGGGGCAGCCTGATTCTGAATCCGTCTTTCTGGTAAAGTACTTTGCGGATGGCGGGGCTTCAATGCTTATCAATGAGCTGTATCAATCCCCAGATAAAAAACGGCGGTTGGCCTTAATTGAAATCCTGTCGCAACTGGGGGAGGGGCTAGCAGTCAAATTGCTTGAACAACTGGGGGAGGGCGCATCATGGTATATGGTGCGCAACGCTCTTAAGGTAATTTCCCATTTTGATTGCAGTAAACATCTGGAACTGGTGTTGCCTTTTTTGAAATATCCAGACCTTCGAGTGCAGCAGCAGGTCATTGATATTATCTGCGGTTTGGAGGAGCAGAGAGTCGACTTGTTGATTGATGCGCTCACGACCTGCCATGATCGTCTAAAGACCCGTTTGGTCGAAATTCTATCTCAACTCAATACTCCACAGATTGAGCACACGCTTATCCGCTTATTGGAAACACGTGATACCATAGAGCAATGGAGCAGAGATCACCTGCTGATCGCAATTTGTGAAGCTTTGAGAGGGTACCCAACTATCAGAGTTTCTGAAACGCTTAAACACCTCATCAGCGAGCGGGAACAGGAAAAGAGGCTGGGCGACCCTGTTGTATCCGCTGCCAGAAAAACTGTTGAACAGCTTTCAGCTCTCTAG
- a CDS encoding extracellular solute-binding protein produces MSSRLLVALLISIFMMPAPVFTAEKKLVVYSSRKWRQMEPLFEEYSAKTGVRLIFIAGKAGNMLERLKEEGKNSPADIYYTVDAGYLWLADEAGLLQPLDSVILEKNIPDQYQGQDNTWFGLSLRASVIVYNTSTDAAQKLRSYEGLADDYWQGRLVLCSSKAIYSQSLVASLIAQHGSRKTGEIVSGWVENQVVTPFSTDTTALEAIAAGIGDVTMANSCCFAKMIHKWPELPLAIFWPNQESSGVHVNISGAGLTRWTKHREEAIKLLEWLSGKEAQELLMHVAMEYPVNSQVALIPTLESLGPFHADPVKASLCGELHDEALEIMKAARYR; encoded by the coding sequence ATGTCCTCAAGGCTTCTGGTGGCCCTTCTCATTTCTATCTTCATGATGCCGGCTCCGGTTTTCACTGCAGAAAAAAAGCTGGTTGTCTATTCTTCGCGAAAGTGGCGACAGATGGAGCCGTTGTTTGAGGAATATTCTGCCAAGACCGGAGTCCGATTGATTTTTATTGCCGGCAAAGCTGGAAATATGCTTGAGCGGCTGAAAGAAGAAGGGAAAAATTCGCCGGCAGATATCTATTACACGGTAGATGCTGGATATCTCTGGCTGGCGGATGAGGCTGGTTTGCTGCAACCGTTGGATTCCGTGATCCTGGAAAAGAATATCCCGGACCAATACCAGGGTCAGGATAATACCTGGTTCGGGCTATCGCTTCGAGCAAGTGTCATTGTGTACAACACCTCAACCGATGCAGCTCAAAAGCTTCGAAGTTATGAAGGATTGGCTGATGATTACTGGCAGGGAAGGCTGGTGCTCTGTTCATCAAAAGCAATATACAGTCAATCCCTGGTGGCTTCCCTTATAGCTCAGCATGGTAGCCGTAAGACCGGGGAAATTGTTTCCGGGTGGGTGGAAAATCAAGTGGTAACCCCCTTCAGCACGGACACGACGGCCCTGGAGGCGATTGCTGCCGGTATTGGTGATGTTACCATGGCGAATTCCTGTTGTTTTGCCAAAATGATACATAAATGGCCCGAGTTGCCACTGGCTATTTTCTGGCCGAATCAGGAATCCAGTGGCGTACACGTGAATATCAGCGGTGCGGGTTTGACGCGCTGGACAAAACACAGAGAAGAAGCGATAAAGCTGCTTGAATGGCTCTCCGGCAAGGAAGCGCAGGAGCTTCTGATGCATGTGGCAATGGAGTATCCTGTAAATTCTCAAGTGGCTCTCATTCCGACGCTGGAAAGCTTGGGACCATTCCATGCTGATCCTGTTAAGGCCAGCCTCTGTGGAGAATTGCATGATGAAGCTCTGGAGATCATGAAAGCAGCCAGGTACCGGTAG
- a CDS encoding MTH1187 family thiamine-binding protein → MKVILDLCVVPLGVGVSVSQYVVACEEIIQKAGLKSSLHAYGTNIEGEWDDVMAVVKKCHEKIHEMGAPRITTTIKLGTRVDRPQTMEDKVKSVVEKMGGGTRS, encoded by the coding sequence ATGAAGGTAATTCTTGATCTGTGCGTAGTTCCCCTTGGAGTCGGCGTTTCTGTATCACAATATGTCGTTGCCTGCGAAGAGATAATCCAGAAGGCAGGACTAAAATCAAGTCTGCATGCCTATGGTACCAATATCGAGGGGGAGTGGGATGATGTCATGGCTGTTGTGAAAAAATGCCATGAGAAGATCCACGAGATGGGCGCACCCAGAATCACCACCACCATAAAACTCGGGACCAGGGTCGACAGGCCCCAGACGATGGAAGATAAAGTAAAGAGTGTGGTGGAGAAAATGGGTGGAGGGACCAGATCTTAA
- a CDS encoding TatD family hydrolase, with product MKLVDTHCHLDIERHFPDYETVIRGAEDVGVTDFVLAGVVRSGWSRMFMLGKSHSQLHVAPGLHPMYLHQHQRADLVKLKALAGNGHCVAIGEVGLDYFVKNLDHKMQQELFEAQVDIAKTYNLPLLLHIRKAHDQVLATLRRKRFDNGGIVHAFSGSYQQACHFIKLGFTLGICGTVTYDRALKIRRLATELPLKALVLETDAPDIPPMSHRGENNLPEYLPEILDCLAELRSEGKDEIARQTSLNAGRVLPRLLTNS from the coding sequence GTGAAACTTGTCGATACCCATTGCCACCTTGATATTGAACGACATTTTCCAGACTATGAGACTGTAATCAGGGGTGCCGAAGATGTTGGGGTAACAGATTTCGTTTTGGCCGGGGTTGTACGCAGTGGTTGGTCGCGGATGTTCATGCTGGGCAAGTCCCATAGCCAACTCCATGTCGCACCGGGTCTGCATCCTATGTATCTGCATCAGCACCAGAGAGCTGATCTGGTAAAATTGAAAGCTCTGGCAGGAAATGGGCATTGTGTTGCAATCGGCGAGGTAGGTCTGGATTACTTTGTGAAAAATCTCGATCACAAAATGCAGCAGGAGCTTTTTGAAGCCCAGGTTGATATAGCCAAAACCTACAACCTGCCCTTGCTGTTGCACATACGAAAAGCCCATGATCAGGTACTGGCTACGCTCAGGCGCAAACGTTTCGACAATGGTGGAATTGTCCATGCGTTCAGTGGCAGTTATCAGCAGGCCTGTCATTTTATCAAGCTTGGCTTTACTCTTGGTATATGCGGTACAGTCACCTATGACCGGGCACTGAAGATTCGCAGGTTGGCCACCGAGTTGCCCTTGAAAGCACTGGTACTCGAAACCGACGCACCGGATATCCCCCCCATGAGCCACCGTGGTGAAAACAACTTACCTGAATATCTACCTGAGATATTGGATTGCCTAGCTGAATTGCGAAGCGAGGGTAAAGATGAAATCGCCAGGCAGACTTCCCTTAACGCAGGTCGAGTACTTCCCCGGCTGCTAACGAATAGTTGA